From a region of the Hymenobacter jejuensis genome:
- a CDS encoding YdeI/OmpD-associated family protein, with protein MSDSQEQAFDAPLELHNADGGVFLTVPFSVPDVYGQRGLLHVRGTIDGFPFRLPLTPAADGEHILTIRKQIRNTIGKTWGETVHVVLAPDTEESAIEVPEDLARALDKAGLRTKFDQLAYNQRQKFALWISRAKKPEARFKRIQEAINLVAEGRKLS; from the coding sequence ATGTCTGATTCCCAAGAACAAGCGTTTGACGCGCCCCTCGAACTGCACAACGCGGATGGAGGTGTGTTTTTAACGGTGCCGTTTAGCGTGCCTGACGTGTATGGACAGCGCGGCTTGCTGCACGTACGCGGCACCATCGATGGCTTTCCTTTTCGTTTGCCCCTCACTCCTGCCGCCGACGGCGAGCACATCCTGACCATCCGCAAGCAAATCCGCAACACGATTGGCAAAACCTGGGGTGAAACGGTGCACGTCGTGCTGGCTCCCGACACCGAGGAAAGCGCCATCGAAGTGCCCGAAGATCTGGCCCGCGCCCTCGACAAAGCCGGTCTGCGCACCAAGTTTGACCAATTGGCCTACAACCAGCGGCAGAAATTCGCCCTCTGGATTAGCCGCGCCAAAAAGCCAGAAGCCCGTTTCAAACGCATCCAAGAGGCGATCAACCTCGTTGCTGAAGGACGCAAACTGAGCTAA
- a CDS encoding glycosyltransferase, which translates to MPSLKVLLLGWDDTPKTQDRSHLATLPLAQALAAQTDLSLVLPHLPASGYSLPNGRVIGLGDLSMAELEALQLFPVRDTAGAWQSPSAPYVGSSASGSEDLAQASEASSVALLDLQNSDEFAQPAEPDAGEANDLSQPEDNITPDVIPNETDIPPATDTVASPLTSILTVAEHASAEEAVAILRSDLSEGDGLNFKVIQYARFATRLATNQSFGVIYAADWQSWLAALEIRQLTGRPLVLHVQSLALDRDSHDDRGWVLALERLALRRADVVLAATEEISQRLQNSYAVPAQRISVQPANISAENLGGVVQGILQRASAHNGI; encoded by the coding sequence ATGCCAAGTCTGAAGGTGCTGTTGTTGGGCTGGGATGATACGCCGAAGACCCAAGATCGGTCCCATCTGGCTACTCTCCCCCTGGCGCAAGCCCTGGCCGCCCAAACCGATCTGTCGCTCGTATTACCTCACCTGCCTGCGTCGGGTTACTCGCTGCCGAATGGCCGCGTCATTGGCCTCGGCGACTTGTCGATGGCAGAACTGGAAGCCTTGCAGCTTTTTCCCGTTCGCGATACGGCAGGCGCCTGGCAAAGTCCCTCGGCCCCTTATGTGGGCAGCAGTGCTTCAGGCTCCGAAGACCTTGCTCAAGCCAGCGAAGCTAGCTCCGTCGCCCTGCTCGATCTTCAAAACAGCGATGAATTTGCTCAGCCAGCCGAGCCCGACGCGGGCGAAGCCAACGACTTATCGCAACCGGAGGACAACATCACCCCGGATGTTATTCCGAACGAAACCGACATACCGCCGGCTACCGACACCGTAGCATCGCCGCTAACGTCTATTCTGACGGTGGCTGAGCATGCGTCGGCAGAAGAAGCCGTGGCCATTCTGCGCTCCGACCTCTCGGAGGGAGACGGGCTCAATTTCAAAGTCATTCAGTACGCCCGGTTTGCTACGCGCTTGGCTACCAACCAGAGCTTCGGCGTGATTTACGCGGCAGACTGGCAGTCGTGGCTGGCGGCGCTGGAAATCCGTCAGCTGACGGGGCGGCCGCTGGTGCTGCACGTGCAATCGCTGGCCCTCGACCGCGACTCGCACGACGACCGCGGCTGGGTGCTGGCTCTCGAGCGCCTTGCGTTGCGCCGTGCCGACGTCGTGCTGGCGGCTACCGAGGAGATCTCGCAGCGCCTCCAAAACAGCTACGCAGTGCCGGCACAGCGCATCAGCGTGCAACCCGCCAATATTTCGGCTGAAAACCTGGGCGGCGTAGTGCAGGGCATCTTGCAAAGAGCATCAGCGCATAACGGTATCTAA
- a CDS encoding glycoside hydrolase family 31 protein, with product MADTVQEHNYMINDLATRGKQEHFPGQVLTCQQDGNTFIFICNNGVKLSLSVVTDKILRFRYATDGRFAPDFSYAVPADLPRPKVEFLEFREKPDHYRITTDRLICTIAKQDTHTRVLDRSGNVLCEDEKGFHWEHNDDTGNDIVKMSKQVQSGVHYYGLGDKPDNMNLRGKRFTNWGSDTYGYVKGSDPLYKNIPFYLVLHQKIAHGIFFDNTFKSFFDFAAERADVTSFWAQGGEMNYYFIYGPALTEVTQEYTRLTCPPELPPLWALGYHQCKWSYFPESTVKQIANGFRERSIPCDAIYLDIDYMDGYRCFTWSPAHFPEPKRMVQELAKDGFKTIVIIDPGIKIDPNYSVYTEGLEKDYFCRRADGPLMKGSVWPGLCNFPDFTRPDVREWWAGLFKGLIAEDGVKGVWNDMNEPAVFERGTFPDDVRFDYDGHPSSHAKAHNIYGMQMARATADGVKRFSYPNRPFTITRSTYSGGQRYSSAWTGDNLASWEHLWLANIQCQRLSISGFSFVGSDVGGFIDTPDAELYVRWIALAAFHPFFRTHSSGDHGDQEPWSFGEQATELAKRFIELRYQLLPYIYTAFWQYVQEGTPMLRPLTFIDQADTETYLRMAEFSLGDHLLVCPITQAGADGRWMYLPRGDWYYYWTDEPKSGGAEVWASAPVDRIPLFIKAGAVIPFYPVMQFVGEKVVEEVTLHVYYKNGAESSVLYDDGGEGYGYQEGNSTTRRFTVTGNDNQLTVNQISEGGYQPTYKTYKLIVHGLPFAPATITADGTEVEITEFASESGFTLPQAVLTVDFKEVILN from the coding sequence ATGGCGGATACAGTCCAGGAACACAATTACATGATCAACGACCTGGCCACCCGGGGGAAGCAGGAGCACTTCCCCGGTCAGGTTTTAACTTGTCAGCAGGATGGCAACACGTTCATTTTCATATGCAATAACGGGGTAAAGCTGAGCTTATCCGTCGTGACGGACAAAATTCTGCGGTTTCGCTACGCTACCGACGGCCGTTTTGCTCCCGACTTTAGCTACGCGGTGCCCGCCGACCTGCCGCGGCCCAAAGTAGAATTTCTGGAGTTTCGCGAAAAGCCTGATCACTACCGCATTACCACCGACCGCCTCATCTGCACCATTGCCAAGCAGGATACGCACACCCGCGTGCTCGACCGCTCGGGTAATGTGCTGTGCGAAGACGAAAAAGGCTTTCACTGGGAGCACAACGACGACACCGGCAATGACATCGTGAAGATGAGCAAGCAGGTACAAAGCGGTGTGCATTACTACGGCCTCGGCGACAAGCCCGACAACATGAACCTGCGCGGCAAGCGCTTCACCAACTGGGGCTCCGATACTTACGGCTACGTCAAAGGCTCCGACCCGCTGTACAAGAACATTCCGTTCTATCTGGTTCTGCATCAGAAGATTGCGCACGGCATCTTCTTCGATAATACGTTCAAGTCGTTCTTCGACTTTGCCGCCGAGCGCGCCGATGTGACCAGCTTCTGGGCTCAGGGCGGCGAGATGAACTACTACTTCATCTACGGCCCTGCACTCACCGAAGTCACCCAGGAATATACGCGCCTGACGTGCCCACCCGAGCTGCCCCCGCTGTGGGCGCTGGGCTACCACCAGTGCAAATGGAGTTACTTCCCGGAAAGCACGGTCAAGCAGATTGCGAATGGGTTTCGGGAACGCAGTATCCCCTGCGACGCCATCTACCTCGACATCGACTACATGGACGGCTACCGCTGCTTTACGTGGTCGCCGGCACATTTTCCGGAGCCGAAGCGCATGGTGCAGGAGCTGGCGAAGGATGGCTTCAAAACCATCGTCATCATCGATCCGGGCATCAAAATCGACCCGAACTATTCGGTGTACACCGAGGGCTTGGAGAAAGATTATTTCTGCCGCCGCGCCGACGGACCGCTGATGAAAGGTTCGGTGTGGCCCGGCTTGTGCAACTTCCCCGATTTCACCCGCCCCGATGTACGCGAATGGTGGGCTGGCCTGTTCAAAGGCCTGATTGCCGAAGACGGCGTGAAAGGCGTGTGGAATGACATGAATGAGCCGGCGGTGTTCGAGCGCGGCACCTTCCCCGACGACGTGCGTTTCGACTACGACGGCCACCCCAGCTCGCACGCCAAAGCGCACAACATCTACGGCATGCAGATGGCCCGCGCCACGGCCGATGGCGTCAAGCGGTTTAGCTATCCTAACCGGCCGTTTACCATCACGCGCAGTACCTATTCTGGCGGGCAGCGGTATTCGTCGGCCTGGACTGGCGACAACCTGGCTTCTTGGGAGCATTTGTGGCTGGCCAACATTCAGTGTCAGCGCTTGAGTATCAGCGGGTTCTCGTTTGTGGGTTCCGACGTGGGCGGCTTTATCGACACGCCCGACGCGGAACTGTACGTTCGCTGGATAGCGCTGGCGGCGTTTCATCCGTTCTTCCGCACGCACAGCTCCGGCGACCACGGCGACCAAGAACCTTGGTCGTTTGGCGAGCAGGCCACTGAGCTAGCGAAGCGCTTCATTGAGCTGCGCTACCAGCTGCTGCCCTACATCTACACGGCTTTTTGGCAGTACGTGCAGGAAGGCACGCCCATGCTGCGCCCGCTCACGTTCATCGACCAGGCCGATACCGAAACGTACCTGCGCATGGCTGAATTCTCCCTTGGCGATCATCTGTTGGTGTGCCCCATCACGCAAGCCGGCGCCGACGGCCGCTGGATGTACCTGCCCCGCGGCGACTGGTACTACTACTGGACCGACGAGCCCAAATCGGGCGGCGCCGAAGTGTGGGCCAGCGCGCCCGTAGATCGTATTCCGCTGTTTATCAAGGCTGGAGCCGTGATTCCGTTTTATCCGGTGATGCAATTTGTGGGCGAAAAAGTAGTGGAAGAAGTGACTCTGCACGTCTACTACAAAAACGGCGCGGAAAGCAGCGTCCTCTACGACGACGGCGGCGAAGGTTACGGCTACCAGGAGGGCAACAGTACCACCCGGCGCTTCACCGTAACGGGTAATGATAATCAATTGACTGTCAATCAAATATCAGAGGGTGGATATCAGCCCACATACAAAACCTACAAGCTGATTGTGCACGGACTGCCTTTCGCGCCGGCCACCATCACAGCGGACGGAACGGAAGTGGAAATCACTGAGTTTGCTTCGGAAAGTGGCTTTACGCTACCTCAGGCCGTACTGACAGTGGATTTTAAAGAAGTTATCCTAAACTAA
- a CDS encoding esterase/lipase family protein, with protein MTEEDSAADSAPDSEGAGKPSRWRRATAAARRAVSLPFNGLDYLYRTGQTYQHFTLPILNGAIGDQLAARHDRRAIQMSFRQHNADVPVARLQLGRERQKTVVFLHGLMGDEQIWQAGAPNAPRYGPLLQREAGVRCLYVRYNSGLHISHNGQLFNELLTDLVTTYPELISELVLIGHSMGGLVIRSAGYYGTREPKQPAPWIARLRSVFLLGVPNEGSFLEQNSHLTSVVLRKIDIAPTRLLSKAMDQRSSGIKDLRHAFLVDEDWQNPHADDLFPPRTTVPPLPGVHYHVLVGSLLKTASSALDHYFGDGLVGGGSAIGRIFGNPALPADNQVATKVFPKLNHGTLLSNPEVYQYLQEHIKQ; from the coding sequence GTGACCGAAGAAGATTCCGCCGCCGATTCTGCTCCCGATTCAGAAGGAGCCGGAAAACCTTCCCGGTGGCGCCGCGCTACGGCTGCCGCCCGGCGCGCCGTGAGCTTGCCATTCAACGGGCTCGATTATTTGTACCGCACCGGGCAAACTTACCAGCACTTCACCCTCCCTATCCTCAATGGTGCCATCGGCGACCAGTTGGCGGCGCGCCACGATCGGCGCGCCATCCAGATGAGCTTCCGCCAGCACAACGCCGATGTGCCGGTGGCCCGGTTGCAGTTGGGCCGTGAACGGCAAAAAACGGTGGTGTTTCTGCACGGCCTAATGGGCGATGAACAGATCTGGCAAGCAGGAGCCCCCAACGCGCCCCGCTACGGCCCTTTGCTACAACGCGAAGCTGGAGTTCGGTGTCTGTATGTGCGCTATAACAGCGGCTTACACATATCGCATAACGGCCAGTTATTCAATGAGTTGCTGACCGATTTAGTTACCACTTATCCCGAACTGATTAGCGAGCTAGTGCTGATCGGGCACTCAATGGGAGGCTTGGTAATTCGCAGCGCGGGTTACTACGGCACCCGCGAGCCAAAACAACCCGCGCCCTGGATAGCACGGCTGCGGTCGGTATTTTTGCTGGGCGTGCCCAACGAAGGCTCTTTCCTGGAGCAAAACAGCCACCTGACTTCCGTAGTGCTGCGCAAAATCGACATTGCGCCCACGCGCCTGCTAAGCAAAGCCATGGACCAGCGCAGCAGCGGCATCAAGGACTTGCGCCACGCTTTTCTGGTGGACGAAGACTGGCAAAATCCGCATGCCGACGACTTGTTTCCGCCGCGCACAACGGTACCACCGCTGCCCGGCGTGCATTACCACGTATTGGTGGGCTCGCTGCTCAAAACGGCCAGCTCGGCACTCGATCACTACTTCGGCGACGGCCTTGTGGGCGGTGGCAGCGCCATTGGTCGCATCTTCGGAAACCCAGCTTTACCCGCTGATAACCAAGTAGCTACCAAGGTTTTCCCCAAGCTCAATCACGGCACGCTGCTCTCGAACCCCGAGGTATATCAGTATTTGCAGGAACACATAAAGCAATAA